The Rhizobium rhizogenes sequence GCGATGACGCTTGCCTCACGGATCGTCGCCATGAATGCCGGCCATGTGCAGCAGATCGGCGCACCGCTCGATCTTTACGACCGCCCGGCCAATCTTTTCGTCGCCGGTTTCATCGGTTCGCCCGGCATGAATTTCCTCGAAGGACGGCTCGTGCAGGAGAATGGCGGCAGTTTCGTCGTGCTGGGTGACGGCACGCGTCTGGCGCTTGGCCGGGAAGTGGATCTCGCCGATGGCGAGCCGGTCACGCTCGGCATCCGCCCGGAACATGTCACCGTAGCGCCGGTTGAAGGCGGTGTGGAGGCAACCGTCGATCTGGTCGAGCCAACCGGCCTCGGCGTCATCCTGCACCTCACCGTGCATGGATTGCCCTTCAAGCTGTTTTCGTCAGACCGGGCATTGTTGCAGCCGGGTAGATCCCTGCGGGTCGGTTTCCCGCAGGAAAGGCTGCATGTCTTCGATCGGAATGGCGTGAGGATCGGCGAGGCATGAAGTTTGGCATAGTACGCAGGAATATTTCCTGTGCGGTTACACCCACCTCCGTCATTCCGGCCTTGAGCCGGAACGGCGGAAAGCTGGAGAGGTTGAGAACCTTCGCAAACGCGCCAACCGTGGCATCAGATTGCCTTTCGGTCGTCTATCGTGGAGGCTTCGGCTGGATGTGAGCTTTCACAGGATTTTTCGTTCACGCGGACCCGCAGGCGCGTGGGGCTTACACCCCCCTCTGCCCTGCCGGGCATCTCCCCCTCAAGGGGGGAGATCGGCAAGAGGCTCTTTCATCGCTTCATTCGCAAGCTTCCAGATGTGCTAGACTTTGCCGCAGATCGATCTCCCCCCTTGAGGGGGAGATGCCCGGCAGGGCAGAGGGGGGGTAAGTCCCACGCGCCTGCGGGTCCGCTGTGAATGAAAAACCTTGTGAAAGCCAACACCTAGATCGCCACACCCTTCTCATCAAACCTGTGTATCTTGGTCTCATCCGGGGTGATGAAGACGGTATCGCCATGCCTGCATTCGAACTCGCCGTCAGTGCGGGCGGTGATCGGGCCGATACCTGACACCTCGAGATGCAGGAAGGTATCCGATCCGAGATGTTCGGCAACGGTGACCTTGCCCTGCCACAGCCCGCTTTCCTTCGACAGCAGCAGATGTTCGGGCCGCACGCCGGCGGTGGTGGCACCCTTGCTGCGGGCAAAGTCACCGGTGATGAGGTTCATGCGCGGTGAGCCGATAAAGCCGGCGACGAAGAGGTTGGCGGGGGTGCGGTAAAGCTCCATCGGCGAACCGACCTGCTCGATATTGCCGCGGTTCAAGACGACGATCTTGTCGGCCATGGTCATGGCCTCCACCTGGTCGTGGGTGACGTAGATCATCGTTGTCTTCAGCGTGTTGTGCAGCTCGGAGATTTCCAGCCGCATGGTGCCGCGCAGCGCCGCATCGAGGTTGGAGAGCGGCTCGTCGAACAGGAAGGCTTTCGGTTCGCGCACGATGGCGCGGCCGATGGCGACGCGCTGGCGCTGGCCGCCTGAGAGCTGCGAGGGCCGGCGTTCGAGATAATCGGTGAGGTTCAGCACCCGGGCGGCGTCTTCGACCTTTTTGTCGATCACCGCCTTGTCGAGCTTGGCCATCTTCAGCGGGAAGGCGATGTTGTTCCTGACACTCATATGCGGATAAAGCGCATAGGACTGGAACACCATGGCAAGGCCGCGCTCGGCCGGGGCCTTTTCGGTGGCGTCATTGCCGTCGATGACGATCTTTCCGCCGGAGACGTCCTCCAGCCCGGCGATGAGGCGCAAAAGCGTGGACTTGCCGCAGCCGGAGGGACCGACGAAGACGACGAACTCGCCGTCGTTGATATCGAGATCGATCGACGGGATGACTTTCGCCTCACCGAAGAGCTTGGACACGTTCTGAAGGGAAATGCTGCCCATGTTTGTCGTTCCTTATTTCACGGCGCCAAAGGTCAGGCCACGCACGAGTTGTTTCTGCGAGAACCAGCCGATGACGAGAATGGGGGCGATCGCCATCATCGAGGCGGCCGAGAGTTTTGCCCAGAACAGCCCCTGCGGGCTCGAGAAGGAGGCGATGAAGGCCGTCAGCGGTGCTGCATTGGTGGTCGTCAGCCGGATGGTCCAGAAGGCTTCGTTCCAGGCAAGGATGACGTTCAAGAGCAGCGTCGAGGCAATGCCCGGCACCGCCATTGGTGTGAGCACATGCACGATCTCGTTCCACAGGGATGCGCCATCCATGCGGGCGGCCTCGAGGATCTCGCCGGGAATTTCCCGGAAGTAGGTGTAGAGCATCCAGATGACGATCGGCAGGTTGATGAAGGTCAGCATGATGGTGAGGCCAATGCGGGTATCGAGCAGGCCGGCATTGCGGAAGATCAGATAGATCGGCACCAGCACGGCGACGGCCGGCATCATCTTGGTGGAGAGCATCCACATCAAAATGTCCTTGGTGCGCTTGGTCGGCGAGAACGCCATGGCCCAGGCGGCGGGAATGGCGATGATCAGCGCGATGATCGTCGAGCCGAGCGACAGCACCACCGAGTTCATGAAGGGCTTGAAGTAATCGCGCTGGGTCTGGACCGTCACGTAATTCTCGAAGGTGCCCGAGGGAATGAGGCTGAAGCCGGCGATCGCCTCCGGCTCGGTCTTGAGCGAGGTGAGGAAGGCATAAAGGATCGGGAAGAACAGCAACAGCGCCACGGCCCAGGCCGCGATGGAAAAGCCGATCTTCGCACGAGTGGTTGTCTTGCGGGCCATGATGTTTCCCCTTTACCGGTCGAGGTTCTTGCCGACGGCGCGCATCAGGAAGATGGCGACGATATTGGCGAGGATGACGGCGATGATGCCGCCGGCCGAAGCGCCGCCGACGTCGTAACCCAGAAGTGCGGTGCGATAGATGAGGAAGGCGAGGTTGGTGGAGGCATAACCCGGTCCGCCATTGGTGGTGACGAGGATTTCCGCGTAGACGCCGAGCAGGAAGATCGTCTGGATCAGGATGACGACGGTGATGGCGCGCGACAGATGCGGCAGGGTCAGGTAGATGAAGCGGTTGACGAAGTTGGCGCCATCCATCTCGGCGGCTTCCTTCTGCTCGCCATCGAGCGACTGCAGGGCGGTGAGCAGGATCAGCGTCGCAAACGGCAGCCATTGCCAGGCGACGATGATGATGATGGAGAGCAGCGGAAATTGTGCAAACCAGTCGACCGGCTGGAAACCGAAGAAGCGTGAGAGATCGGCAAGCACGCCGTAACCGGGATGCATGATCATGTTCTTCCACACCAATGCGGCCACCGGCGGCATGACGAAGAAGGGCGAGATGATCATGATGCGGACGATGCCCTGGCCGAAAATGTCATTGTCGAGCAGGAGCGCAATGGCGATGCCGCCGATGACGGTGATCGCAAGCACGCCGCCGACAATCAAAAGCGTGTTCCAGATCGACTGGAAGAAGGCCGGGTCGGTGTAGAAATACTGGTAATTGAACAGACCCGCGAAGCTGACATTGGCCGGGTTGAGGAGATTGTAGTTCTGGAACGAGAACCACAGCGTCATCGCCAGAGGCACGATCATCCACACCAGCAATAACAGCACCGATGGCGCAAGCATCACCCGCGCCAGACCGCTCGTGTTTCGAGTTGCCATTAGTCGTCCTCCCTCACGGATACAGTTATGAGTATGAGCGGGACTTCAGATGAAACCGCTCGCACTTCCCCCATTTCGCTCCGGCGGCCTCTGCCGCAGGGGCATCCGGATTTATGATTGCCGTCAGTGGCGGCCTTCGCCCGTCGCCGCGTGATAGGTCGCCAGAACCTGATCCACAGCCGCGATCAAAATCTCTTCCGCGTCTTCGCCCGCAACTGTGGCGAGCGGTAATTCGCCGAGATACTGGCGCAGCAGGGTTTCGGGAATTGTCTTCCCATCCAGCGCCTTATGCAAGGCGGAAACGGCCTGCAACGCTTCCGGCCGCGTCCAGTAATAACGGATGCGGTCGCTGTAACTATAGTGGCGCTGCAATCGCAGCGTGATGTCGTCGCCATGGTAATGGCCCTGCCAGTCGCCCGGCGCGCTCAACATCAGTTTTTCCATGGTCCGCGCCAGCGGTCGGTCGCCATAGGTGCCGACCATTTCGGATGCGATCATATCAAGCGCATAAAGCGCTTCCCGGTAAGCGAAGGTGAGGCCCGGACCCACCTTGAGGATCGGATATCCGTCGCGCACCAGTGCGGCAAGGGCAGGCTCGGTCTGGTAATCGGTGGAATGGGCCTCGAACACCAGCTGCGGTTCGCCATCCAGAACGGCGCTCAGCGCTTCCGCGGCCTGCGGATCATAAGCGACGACATTGTCGCTGCCGAATTCCACTCCGGGCTGCACAACGAAAGCGATGACCCGTTCGAAGGCTTGCGAAAGACCGTGCTGCGCGAATATCTCGCGGTGAAGGTCGATGGTGTTGCGCGCCGCCTGCGGCTGCGTCGGCGCAACCGTGTCGAGCACATGGTCGGCACCGCCAGGCACCGGCACTTCGGTGCCGAGAATATAAAGCGGTTTGGGCAGGCCGGCATCGGTGGCGGCCTTTTCGGCAACGGCCGCAAGTTTGGCGGCGCGGTTGGCGATGGTGACGTCATCCAGCGCCGCCGGCTCACCGGCGCAGCCCATCGATGCATCGAGGTGAATCTTGCGAAAGCCCGATGCCACATAGGCTTCGACCATGGCGGCGGCTTTTGTCAGCGCCTCTTCGGCCTTCTCCCTGCGCCAGGGGTTGGGGCCGAGATGATCGCCGCCGAAAATCAGGAGTTCGCCGGGTAATCCTTCTTCCGCCGCGATGCCGTTGACGAAGGCAACAAAATCACGGGGCGTCATGCCGGTATAACCGCCGAGATGATTGACCTGATTGCAGGTCGCCTCGATCAGCACGGCTGTCTTGCTGGCAGCGGCGCGGCGGATCGCGGCGCGCAGGACGACGGGGTGGGCCGAACAGACGGACGTGATACCCGCGGGTTTGCCGGCGCGGCGGGCGGCGGCGAGATTTTCCAGAACGGCGGTCATAGGACTTCCTCCGACAATTGCGCGGCCATGAAGGCATCGAGTTCGGCAAGGCTGGCAGCGCCCTCCATCGGGCCGCGCCTGATGACGTTGTGGGCACCCGATGCATTGGCGTAAGCGAGCGCTTTTGCCGGGTGCATGCCGAGGCGGCGGCAGGTGAGGTAGGTTGCGCCGAAACAGTCGCCGGCACCGGTCGGGTCGATTTCCGCCACCTTCAGGCCGGGGACGTCGATGCGCCCATGGGCGCGGCTGAAATGGCTTGCGCCTTTCGCGCCGCGTTTCAGCACGATTTCGCCGACACCGGAGGCGAGCAGCTTTTCTATCGCGGCATCCTCATCGTCCAGACCGGAGGCGGCCTGAAGTTCTTCGCCTGACGGCAGCAGGAGATCGGTGACGGCAAGCAGATCGTCGATCAGCCTGCGGCCTTCGTCACCCTGCGCCAGTTCCTTGCGGATGTTCGGATCGAAAGACACCGAACCGCCGCGTGCCCTGACATGTCTGATCGCCTCCAGAATGATGTCGCCAATGCCGGCAATTGCGAAGGCCGATCCCATGACGTGCACATGGCCGGCTTTTTCGATGAGCGCCTGCGCTTCATCCGTCATCTGCGTTTCGCTGGCCGCCGAATGGGCGATGTTGAAAACGAAGTCGCGCGCGCCGTTCTCACGGTAGCGCACGAAGGCGCTGCCGGTCGGGCGATCTGGAATAGTGGCGATGGCCGAGACATCGACGCCGTCGCGGCGCAGCCTTTCGACATTGAGGCGGCCGAAATCGTCGTCACCGACTGCGGCAATGATGCCGGCGGTTCCGCCGCACCGCGCCACCTGATCGATGAAGATGGCCGGTGCGCCGCTCGGGAAAGGGCCGATCAGCGTTTGCGGCTCGAGAAAGCCGTTTCCCACCGTCGTCGCCATGATCTCCACGAGGATTTCGCCGGCCGTGATGGTCGGGCCCTGGGTCTGCGGCGCCAGTGTAGATGCCTGCCTCATCGTCTCCTCCATAAGCATGTGCTGCCGTCCTGCCGGGCAGATGCATTTCCGGTCTGTTGTTTTCTCGGATATCAGTTAAAGTTTACGCGCGTCAAGATATTAATGGATGAAATATCTGCTGCAATGCAGCAAGGGAAATGCGCGAAATAATAAATTATGAAGTGAATATACCGGTGTAAACAAGGATTTATGCAGGCTTCGGGCGGTTCGGTTGCTCGATGATTTATTTTTGGATGTTGACAATGGATGTGATTTCGCGAGATAAAAAATTTACGCATGTATTGTTATGCGTGGACATCCGTAAAGGAGGAACGGGTATCATGAGCAAATTCATTGGAATTCTGTCGTCGTCTGTGGTTGGGGCCGGGCTTCTCGCCGGGCTGGCGCAGGCGGAAGAGATCAACATCGCCACCGTCAACAATGGCGACATGATCATCATGCAGAAGCTTTCCAGCGCCTGGGAGAAGGAAACAGGAAACAAGATCAACTGGATCGTGCTGGAAGAGAATGTCCTGCGCGAACGCGTCACCACCGACATCGCCACCAATGGCGGCCAGTTCGACATCATGACCATTGGCGGTTACGAAGCGCCGATCTGGGGCAAGCAGGGCTGGCTGGCGCCCGTTGACGATCTCGGCGACGATTATGATTATGCCGATCTGCTCGACCCGATCAAAAAGGGCCTGACGGTGGACGGCAAGCTTTACGCCGTGCCGTTCTACACCGAAAGCTCGTTCACGCTTTACCGCAAGGATCTGTTCGACGCCGCCGGCCTGAAAATGCCTGACAATCCGACCTACGACCAGATCAAGGATTTCGCCGCCAAGCTGACCGACAAGTCGAAACAGCAATATGGCATATGCCTGCGTGGCAAGCCGGGCTGGGGCGAAAACATGGCCTTCCTCGGCACCATGATCAATACCTATGGCGGCCGCTGGTTCGACATGGACTGGAAACCGCAGCTGACGAGCGAGCCGTGGAAAAAGGCGATTGCGGATTACGTGGCGCTGATGACCTCCTATGGCCCGCCCGGTGCGGCCGCCAACGGCTTCAACGAAAACCAGACGCTGTTTTCATCCGGCCGTTGCGCCATGTGGATCGACGCCACCTCGGCGGCGGGCCGCGTTTATGACCCCAAGCAGAGCCAGGTTGCCGACAAGACCGCGTTTACGCGTGCTCCGGTGGAGGTAACGCCGAACGGTTCGAGCTGGTCGTGGTCCTGGAACCTTGCAATCCCAAACAGCACGAAGAAGCTTGAAACCGCCAAGTCCTTCGTCAAATGGGCGACTTCGAAGTCCTATGTGAAGACGGTTGGTGAAAGCGAGGGCTGGGTGGCCGTGCCGCCGGGTACGCGCAAATCCACCTATGAGCTGCCGGAATACAAGAAGGCTGCGCCTTTCGCGGATACGGTGCTGAAGGCGATCATGTCTGCCGATCCGTCCAAGCCGACCAAGGATCCGGTGCCCTATACCGGCGTGCAGTTCGTCGCCATACCGGAATTCCAGTCCATCGGTACGGTTGTCGGCCAGCAGATCGCGGCAGCCCTTTCCGGCCAGCAGACCGTTGATGCGGCGCTTGAAGGCGCGCAGAAACAGGTCGAACGTGACATGACCCGCGCGGGCTACATTAAGTAGCCGCGTCCTCCCGGCGTGCCGCCCGTTCGCCTTCTGGTGGCGGGCGGCATGGGTGGACACAGACCCGCCGCCTTCATTCCTGTGAAAAACACAGGAATGAAGGGGTGGAAAAATTGCATCTAACACCAAACGCAGGGCCGAATTCATCGACTGCCCGCGATGCATCACGGAGATCGACATGAGATTGAACAACAAGGTTGCGCTGATCACCGGCGCTGCCCGCGGTATCGGCCTTGGTTTTGCACAGGCTTTCGCCGATGAGGGCGCAAAGGTCATCATCGCCGATATCGATATTGCCCGCGCCACGGCGTCTGCCGCCGCCATCGGCCCTTCGGCGAAGGCGGTGCGGCTGGATGTTACCGACCTCGCTCAGATCGATGCGGTGGTGAAGGCGGTGGATGAG is a genomic window containing:
- a CDS encoding carbohydrate ABC transporter permease — its product is MARKTTTRAKIGFSIAAWAVALLLFFPILYAFLTSLKTEPEAIAGFSLIPSGTFENYVTVQTQRDYFKPFMNSVVLSLGSTIIALIIAIPAAWAMAFSPTKRTKDILMWMLSTKMMPAVAVLVPIYLIFRNAGLLDTRIGLTIMLTFINLPIVIWMLYTYFREIPGEILEAARMDGASLWNEIVHVLTPMAVPGIASTLLLNVILAWNEAFWTIRLTTTNAAPLTAFIASFSSPQGLFWAKLSAASMMAIAPILVIGWFSQKQLVRGLTFGAVK
- a CDS encoding ABC transporter ATP-binding protein, which gives rise to MGSISLQNVSKLFGEAKVIPSIDLDINDGEFVVFVGPSGCGKSTLLRLIAGLEDVSGGKIVIDGNDATEKAPAERGLAMVFQSYALYPHMSVRNNIAFPLKMAKLDKAVIDKKVEDAARVLNLTDYLERRPSQLSGGQRQRVAIGRAIVREPKAFLFDEPLSNLDAALRGTMRLEISELHNTLKTTMIYVTHDQVEAMTMADKIVVLNRGNIEQVGSPMELYRTPANLFVAGFIGSPRMNLITGDFARSKGATTAGVRPEHLLLSKESGLWQGKVTVAEHLGSDTFLHLEVSGIGPITARTDGEFECRHGDTVFITPDETKIHRFDEKGVAI
- a CDS encoding carbohydrate ABC transporter permease, with amino-acid sequence MATRNTSGLARVMLAPSVLLLLVWMIVPLAMTLWFSFQNYNLLNPANVSFAGLFNYQYFYTDPAFFQSIWNTLLIVGGVLAITVIGGIAIALLLDNDIFGQGIVRIMIISPFFVMPPVAALVWKNMIMHPGYGVLADLSRFFGFQPVDWFAQFPLLSIIIIVAWQWLPFATLILLTALQSLDGEQKEAAEMDGANFVNRFIYLTLPHLSRAITVVILIQTIFLLGVYAEILVTTNGGPGYASTNLAFLIYRTALLGYDVGGASAGGIIAVILANIVAIFLMRAVGKNLDR
- a CDS encoding D-tagatose-bisphosphate aldolase, class II, non-catalytic subunit, whose translation is MTAVLENLAAARRAGKPAGITSVCSAHPVVLRAAIRRAAASKTAVLIEATCNQVNHLGGYTGMTPRDFVAFVNGIAAEEGLPGELLIFGGDHLGPNPWRREKAEEALTKAAAMVEAYVASGFRKIHLDASMGCAGEPAALDDVTIANRAAKLAAVAEKAATDAGLPKPLYILGTEVPVPGGADHVLDTVAPTQPQAARNTIDLHREIFAQHGLSQAFERVIAFVVQPGVEFGSDNVVAYDPQAAEALSAVLDGEPQLVFEAHSTDYQTEPALAALVRDGYPILKVGPGLTFAYREALYALDMIASEMVGTYGDRPLARTMEKLMLSAPGDWQGHYHGDDITLRLQRHYSYSDRIRYYWTRPEALQAVSALHKALDGKTIPETLLRQYLGELPLATVAGEDAEEILIAAVDQVLATYHAATGEGRH
- a CDS encoding sugar kinase, with amino-acid sequence MLMEETMRQASTLAPQTQGPTITAGEILVEIMATTVGNGFLEPQTLIGPFPSGAPAIFIDQVARCGGTAGIIAAVGDDDFGRLNVERLRRDGVDVSAIATIPDRPTGSAFVRYRENGARDFVFNIAHSAASETQMTDEAQALIEKAGHVHVMGSAFAIAGIGDIILEAIRHVRARGGSVSFDPNIRKELAQGDEGRRLIDDLLAVTDLLLPSGEELQAASGLDDEDAAIEKLLASGVGEIVLKRGAKGASHFSRAHGRIDVPGLKVAEIDPTGAGDCFGATYLTCRRLGMHPAKALAYANASGAHNVIRRGPMEGAASLAELDAFMAAQLSEEVL
- a CDS encoding sugar ABC transporter substrate-binding protein translates to MSKFIGILSSSVVGAGLLAGLAQAEEINIATVNNGDMIIMQKLSSAWEKETGNKINWIVLEENVLRERVTTDIATNGGQFDIMTIGGYEAPIWGKQGWLAPVDDLGDDYDYADLLDPIKKGLTVDGKLYAVPFYTESSFTLYRKDLFDAAGLKMPDNPTYDQIKDFAAKLTDKSKQQYGICLRGKPGWGENMAFLGTMINTYGGRWFDMDWKPQLTSEPWKKAIADYVALMTSYGPPGAAANGFNENQTLFSSGRCAMWIDATSAAGRVYDPKQSQVADKTAFTRAPVEVTPNGSSWSWSWNLAIPNSTKKLETAKSFVKWATSKSYVKTVGESEGWVAVPPGTRKSTYELPEYKKAAPFADTVLKAIMSADPSKPTKDPVPYTGVQFVAIPEFQSIGTVVGQQIAAALSGQQTVDAALEGAQKQVERDMTRAGYIK